The DNA segment GTCGCTTCGCTATATTCCGGCTTCGCTCGCTATTATTTTGCTGTTCCAGTTCACCTGGATTGGCGTGGCCATTCAGGCGGTCCTTACCTGCCGGCGGCCGGGAAAAAACATGCTGCTGGCCCTGCTGGTTATTTTGGCGGGCACCTTGCTGGCGGCCGGTGTACTGGGTGAAGCTGCGGTGCCTTTCGACCGGTGGGGGATTCTGTTTGGCCTGCTGGCGGCAGTCAGCTACTCCTGCTTTATTTTGTTCAGCGGCAGAGTCGTGTCGTCTGCTCATCCGATAAGCCGGAGTGCCTGGATGGTTACCGGCGGTTTTATCCTTTTAGCAATTCTGTTTCCGCCTTATTTTTTGTTTAACGGTTCGTTATGGGGGCCGCTGCTGCTGTTTGGCGCGTTGCTCGGTTTTTTTGGCGCCTTCCTGCCGCCGCTTTTGTTTGCCATTGGCGTACCCCATGTTGGTGAGGGTATGGCCGGCATTTTGGGAGCGGCGGAGCTGCCTGTGGCGGTACTCATGTCTTCCCTGGTGCTGCATGAGCCGGTCGGCGAAGTGCGCTGGCTGGGCGTAGCGTTGATTCTGGCCGGGGTGGCGCTGCCTGAGTTGCGGAAGCTGCGCAAGCGGAGCAATAGTTCGCTGGCCTCTTGAGAAGGGGAGTTGTCGAGCGCCTTCTCATTGTTTAGGGAGAGAGGAAGTTTTTCTTGCCCGAAATAAGCGACAACGCCTTTCTAAAGCAGGCTTTTGCCGCTTGACAACTAACGACGTTAGTATTAGTATAAATGTGGTTAGTGAAGTTGCTGACAAGTCCGGTCAGCGAAAGGAAAGCAGGGATTATTTGAAGATACGGATAGGTCTAAATAACCGGATATTGATTGAAACGGCGGCGCAAAT comes from the Propionispora vibrioides genome and includes:
- a CDS encoding EamA family transporter is translated as MKYSVSVFVGAASYGVLSTIVVLAYQSGFQLGEIVGTQLLTGVLLSWLSVFYIQKRKSAKTDGGRGNQGDDSSYTSLTWRQRGLLMLAGAPTVITGLLYYQSLRYIPASLAIILLFQFTWIGVAIQAVLTCRRPGKNMLLALLVILAGTLLAAGVLGEAAVPFDRWGILFGLLAAVSYSCFILFSGRVVSSAHPISRSAWMVTGGFILLAILFPPYFLFNGSLWGPLLLFGALLGFFGAFLPPLLFAIGVPHVGEGMAGILGAAELPVAVLMSSLVLHEPVGEVRWLGVALILAGVALPELRKLRKRSNSSLAS